Genomic DNA from Deltaproteobacteria bacterium:
CGGACTGTGGCGCTACTACCGCCACCTGCCCCAGGATCTCGACAGCACCTCCCTCTGCTCGCTTGTCATCGGGACTCACCCCTGGATCGCGCTGGGAAGGAACGTTCCGCGGATACTGGCGAACCGCGACCGGGAAGGCCGTTTCAGGACCTGGATGCTGGAGGAGGACGAACCCAATGTGGTTGCGACCTTTCGCATCGAGGCAGACCCGGTGGTCAACGCCAACGTCATCGCTTACCTGGGCGACCACGCCGAGACCAAGGCCGCCCAACGCTGGCTGGAATCGTTGATTGCCGAGGGAAACCTGGAGGGCTCGTCCAAGTGGTATCCCGACACGGTCGCCATCTACTACGCCGCAACCCGCGCCATGATCCACGCGCGGCCCGCCCTCGATGGCCTGCGCCCGATACTCGCGGACCGCATCCTGGGCCTGCGCGACGACAACGGAGAGTTCGGCGAGGTCCTCCGGACGGCCCAGGCCGTGTCGGCGCTCTACAACATCGGCAGCCTCGAGCGCATCAACGCGAAGCGCCAGGTGGAAAGGTTCATCGGTGTGCAAAGCGAGGACGGTAGCTGGCCGGAGCTTCTCGCGTTCGGCGATCAATCGTCGAAGTGGGGCACGTTCGGCCAGATAGGGCACGGCTCCGAAGCCGTGACCTCCGCGTTCTGCATCGAGGCGCTGGAGCGTCTCGTGGAGGTTCTGAGGGGCTGACGTGTATATTCAAGAGTCGGGTCCTACCCTCCGTGTTTGTGGGTGAAAGTATCCACTGATAAAATCGGATCGTTACCGGGGAGGCAAGGTCCGTTATGCCGCAGGATACAGCCGTAGGTAGTGGCTTGGGTCCGGACAAGGCTGACATCTCGCGGCAGATCGAGCCGTCGCTCCGCAACGCCCTCCCGCATTACCTGCCCTTGGGCATTTTCCCGTTGCTTCTTGCCGCCGTGATGTATGGCGGCTGGTGGCTCTTGCCGCCGTTTCTCTTCATGAGCGTCGTGGGGCCGCTGGATCGGGCGCTCGGTCCCGACGGCCGCAACATGGACCCGGAGAACACGCCGGAACGGCGGCTGCTCTGGCACAATCTGCCCGTCTGGACCTGGGCGTTCGTGTGGCCGCCGACGCTCATCTTCGGCATGTGGCAGATCCTTGTCGCGAATCAGTTCGCGATCTGGGAAGCCGTGATCCTGGTGATCCTTCTGACCATGGAAGCGCAGGCCGTGTTCGTGGTCGGTCACGAGCTGATACACCGGCGCTCTGCCTGGGAACGGCGCCTCGGGGAATTCCTGCTGGCCTCGGCCTCGTATCCGCAGTATTCGACCGAGCATGTCTACATCCACCATGCCAAGGTCGGCACGCCGCTCGACGTGGGCTCGGCTCCCAAGGGGGAGAGTTTCTGGAGATATTTCCCCAGGGAGATCGCAAGCAACATCACCAACTCCTGGGAATTCGCCGGCGAGCGCCTGGCCCGGCGCGGTCTGCCGCGGTGGCATTACAGCAATCAGTTCTGGCGCTACGGCATCGCTCTCCTGTTCTGGTACGGGCTGGTGTGGTGGATGAGCGGGATCCTGGCGGTGCTGGTCTTTGTCTTTCTCGGACTGAGCTGTGTCTTCTCGATGAAGATCAGCAACTACTTCCAGCACTACGGTCTGCGCCGGGTGCGTCAGCCGAACGGCCGTTGGGAAAAGGTGATGCCGCGCCATTCCTGGAACGCGGACTGGAAGTACAGCAACTGGATGTTCTTCAACATGCAGCGCCATGCGGACCATCACGCGGCGGCGGCGCGCCACTACCCGCTGCTCCAGGTTCGCGACGCCGATGAAGCGCCGGTGTTGCCGGGAACCTACGCCGACATGATGAACATCGTGCTGCGGCCGAAGCGCTGGTTCGAGAAGATGGATCCGTTGGTGGACCAATGGCGCGCGCATTTCTATCCGGAGATCGATGACTGGAGCGCCTACGACAGCCCGATTGCCGCGGCGCGGCCGGAAGCCTTCGAGGCCATCGTCGAAATCTTCGGCGCCGCCCCGCGGCTCGCCAAATGGATCGAACGCAACCCGGAACTTCTGGACAGCCTGCAGGACCGGGAATTCACCGACCTCGACCTGCCCAAGGGCTTCGGGCCTGATCGGGAAACCGAGGCGATCGCGCGGCGCGGCCTTGCGCGACTCTATTGGACGGTTGAGATGGGTGTTCAGGAGATGAAGGACCTGATCGCCGAAATCCCCACGGCGGATGCCCGGGAAACCGCGGAGATCGTGCGCAACTGGTCCAACGACAAGGCGTTTCAGATCGCCATGCACGTGGTGCGCGGAAACCTGTCGCCGGGCGAGGCCAGGACCGCGCTGTCCAATCTCGCCGAAGCGTCGATCGCGACGTTGCTTGGCGCCGTGGTGGCGGACGTGGTCGAGCGGTCGGGACCGCTCGGCGCGGGCGGGGTCGCGGCGATATTCCTGGGCGATCTCGCCAGCAGGGAGGCTTATCCCGGCGTTGCCGTCGAGATGCTGTTCGTTCATGACGGTGGCGGGGTGGGCGAAAACGAACGGCTGTGCCGGCGGTTCCGGGAGACCCTGACCGATCTGGCGCGGGACAGCCTGTTGTTTTCTCCGATCGCGCCCGTCGCGGATTCCCTGCTCGCGCTACCGCTCGCGGAACTGGCCGGGCATGGCCGGGACCCTGCTTCCCGCGCGATTCCCGTGCTCACCCGGGCGCGCTGCGTGTTCGAGTGCGGCGACTCCGACATGGGGCGCCGCTTCGACGAAGCACGGCGCAAAGCCTTGGCCGAACGCGGGGCGAACGAGTCCCTGATGGGCAAGCTGCACGAGCCGCGGGAAGACGCCGCCGAAACCGGCGTGTCGACCTACGCTCATATGCGCGGCGGGCTGGATGATGTGGAGAGGGCCGCGCGCTTCCTTCAGTTGACGAACGCCGGCGCCGGCCTCGACGATCCGGCCCCGCC
This window encodes:
- a CDS encoding fatty acid desaturase — its product is MGPDKADISRQIEPSLRNALPHYLPLGIFPLLLAAVMYGGWWLLPPFLFMSVVGPLDRALGPDGRNMDPENTPERRLLWHNLPVWTWAFVWPPTLIFGMWQILVANQFAIWEAVILVILLTMEAQAVFVVGHELIHRRSAWERRLGEFLLASASYPQYSTEHVYIHHAKVGTPLDVGSAPKGESFWRYFPREIASNITNSWEFAGERLARRGLPRWHYSNQFWRYGIALLFWYGLVWWMSGILAVLVFVFLGLSCVFSMKISNYFQHYGLRRVRQPNGRWEKVMPRHSWNADWKYSNWMFFNMQRHADHHAAAARHYPLLQVRDADEAPVLPGTYADMMNIVLRPKRWFEKMDPLVDQWRAHFYPEIDDWSAYDSPIAAARPEAFEAIVEIFGAAPRLAKWIERNPELLDSLQDREFTDLDLPKGFGPDRETEAIARRGLARLYWTVEMGVQEMKDLIAEIPTADARETAEIVRNWSNDKAFQIAMHVVRGNLSPGEARTALSNLAEASIATLLGAVVADVVERSGPLGAGGVAAIFLGDLASREAYPGVAVEMLFVHDGGGVGENERLCRRFRETLTDLARDSLLFSPIAPVADSLLALPLAELAGHGRDPASRAIPVLTRARCVFECGDSDMGRRFDEARRKALAERGANESLMGKLHEPREDAAETGVSTYAHMRGGLDDVERAARFLQLTNAGAGLDDPAPPAAAVLRSAGAEPLARAASLWRDLQGITRLIGEEGFDAAASTPRARSLVASACGHEDFEALAAAVAETASRAAAGIDALSFRA